A window of the Budorcas taxicolor isolate Tak-1 chromosome 10, Takin1.1, whole genome shotgun sequence genome harbors these coding sequences:
- the LOC128054049 gene encoding olfactory receptor 4F15-like encodes MYERNDSSVSEFVFLGLSTSRPVQHFLLAFSTVFYITIFLGNLLVVFAVTFDPHLHSPMYFLLANLSFIDLCLSTLTVPKMISDLYSGHKTISFQGCVTQIFILHTLGGSEMVLLTAMALDRYVAICKPLHYLTIMSPRVCLLLLCGAWAIGLIHSVVQLAFVIHLPFCGPNEIDSFYCDLPWFIKLACTDSYRMEFMVTAISGFISMGTFFLLIMSYVFILVTVWKCSSDGLGKALSTLSAHITVVVLFFGPCIFVYMWPFPTVPVDKFLAILDFLVTPILNPAIYTLRNKDMKMAMKRLSCQLLSLRIS; translated from the coding sequence ATGTATGAAAGAAATGACTCTTCGGTGTCTGAATTTGTTTTCCTGGGTCTTTCTACCTCTAGACCAGTGCAGCATTTCCTCCTTGCCTTCTCTACAGTGTTTTATATAACAATTTTTCTAGGGAATCTCCTTGTTGTGTTTGCAGTGACCTTTGACCCTCATCTACATTCCCCCATGTACTTCCTTTTAGCCAACCTctcatttattgatttgtgtcTTTCTACTTTAACAGTGCCTAAGATGATCTCTGACCTGTACTCTGGGCACAAAACCATATCCTTCCAGGGATGTGTCACCCAGATATttatccttcacaccctgggtggaTCTGAGATGGTGCTGCTCACTGCCATGGCCTtagaccgctatgtggccatatGTAAGCCCCTGCACTACCTGACCATCATGAGCCCACGGGTGTGCCTTTTGCTTCTGTGTGGTGCTTGGGCTATTGGCCTCATTCACTCAGTGGTCCAGTTAGCTTTTGTGATCCATTTGCCTTTCTGTGGTCCTAATGAAATCGACAGTTTTTACTGTGACCTTCCTTGGTTTATCAAACTTGCCTGCACAGATTCCTACAGAATGGAATTCATGGTCACTGCCATCAGTGGGTTCATATCCATGGGCACTTTCTTTTTACTGATTATGTCCTATGTTTTCATTCTGGTCACTGTATGGAAATGCTCTTCAGATGGTTTGGGCAAGGCCCTCTCTACTTTGTCAGCACACATTACTGTGGTGGTTTTGTTCTTTGGACCCTGCATCTTTGTTTACATGTGGCCATTTCCCACGGTGCCAGTGGATAAGTTTCTTGCCATTTTAGACTTTCTGGTTACACCCATCCTGAATCCTGCCATTTACACACTGAGGAACAAAGACATGAAGATGGCCATGAAGAGACTGAGTTGTCAGCTTTTGAGTTTGAGGATCTCTTAA